The region AACCATCCCTGAGATTGGGGTTGAACCTCCAGATTTGACATTTATTACTGTTCTCATGGTTGCCCCAGCTCCAGGCAAACCTGTAAATATTCCAGCTACTGCATTCCCAATACCTTGTCCAATTAGTTCTCTATCAGAATTGTGCCTGGTTTGCGAAATATTATCAGCTACAAGAGATGTAAGAAGGGAGTCAATAGCACCAAGAACAGCAAGGACTAGTCCAGCTTTAAGAATTATTGGAAAGAAATTATCAAAGCTTGGATCAGGGAGACTTAAAGAAAGCCCGCCCTCTGGTATTGCTCCTATTCTGTCTATGGAACTTTCACCAAATAGAAGTATTGATAAAGGAGTAACTATTAACAATGCTAAAAGAGGAGAGGGGACCCATTGACTTATTTTGCGGGGGGTCAGAAACACTATGGCAAGTGTCATTACTGCAACTGCTATTGCAGCCCCATTTGGTTCGAAATTGTTAACTAACGTTGAAAGAGATTCTAATACTCCTCCTCGAGTTGATATCCCAAGTAGAGGACCTATCTGAAGAGTAATTATGATTACTCCAATTCCAGACATAAAGCCTGAGACGACTGAGTACGGAACAAGTGTGATGTATTTACCAAGCCTTAGTAGGCCAAATAAAATCTGAAATAATCCTCCAATGACCACCGCAGCCATTACTAAAGGAAGAATTTCTCCAGCAGACAAATCTCTAGGTACTCCCACGGCCGCCAAGCTCGCAACTACTCCAGCAACGGTTACGCTCATCGGCCCAGTCGGCCCACTTACTTGAGCAGGAGTTCCTCCAAACAAAGCGGCGAGAAAACCAACTACGACTGCACCGTAAAGGCCATAAATAGCGCCTCCAGGGCCAAGTGCTGCATTACCAAACGCTAAAGCTAGTGGTAGGGCTACAACCGCAGCAGTCAAGCCGCCTAATACATCACCTCTAATATTTTTCAGGTGAAAGCCATTAATTAACGCCAATCGACTCTCCTTACTTGATTTAACTTAAATAAGCCTATCTCTTCAAGGTTCCATTAATTTATGGAATCTCTACTTTTAAATACTTATATTGCAGAAAAATCCTTTAAAAGATTCATTTCCACTAATAAGGCAGCGTGATTTCGATGGCATCAGATGGCTTTAAGGATTATTTCAAAATTCTTGGCGTTAGTAGAAATGCGACAGATAAAGAAATCAAAAGCGCCTTCAGGAAACTTGCTAGAAAATTTCATCCTGATTTACATCCACATGATGCATGGTCTGAATCGGAATTCAAAGAAATAAATGAAGCTTATGAGATTCTTTCAGATGAAGATAAAAAAAAGTCTTATGAACAATTTCTAAATTATTGGTTAAAAAATAGAGATGGAAAGCGG is a window of Prochlorococcus marinus str. MIT 0917 DNA encoding:
- a CDS encoding SulP family inorganic anion transporter; translated protein: MALINGFHLKNIRGDVLGGLTAAVVALPLALAFGNAALGPGGAIYGLYGAVVVGFLAALFGGTPAQVSGPTGPMSVTVAGVVASLAAVGVPRDLSAGEILPLVMAAVVIGGLFQILFGLLRLGKYITLVPYSVVSGFMSGIGVIIITLQIGPLLGISTRGGVLESLSTLVNNFEPNGAAIAVAVMTLAIVFLTPRKISQWVPSPLLALLIVTPLSILLFGESSIDRIGAIPEGGLSLSLPDPSFDNFFPIILKAGLVLAVLGAIDSLLTSLVADNISQTRHNSDRELIGQGIGNAVAGIFTGLPGAGATMRTVINVKSGGSTPISGMVHSVVLLFVLVGAGPLAAQIPTALLAGILIKVGLDIIDWGFLLRAHRLSLKTASVMYGVLLMTVFWDLIWAVLVGVFIANMLTIDSITETQLEGMEADNPFDSASNNNAANAQLPSDEKALLDRCAGEVMLFRLKGPLSFGAAKGITERMMLVRNYKVLILDITDVPRLGVTATLAIEDMVQEALNSSRKAYVAGATGRVKDRLAKFGVDVIGTRKEALMAAIDSINS